A part of Odontesthes bonariensis isolate fOdoBon6 chromosome 23, fOdoBon6.hap1, whole genome shotgun sequence genomic DNA contains:
- the smim36 gene encoding small integral membrane protein 36: MGFMEFYLEIDPVTLNLIILVASYVILLLVFLISCILYDCRGKDPTKEYAPDNTPAPPSQSPIRLVVMQNSPASARYEPNNTAGHGEPPTPDLRGDRAEREREKRSTLV; the protein is encoded by the coding sequence ATGGGTTTCATGGAATTCTACCTGGAGATTGACCCCGTCACCCTCAACCTCATCATCCTGGTGGCCAGCTACGTCATCCTGCTGCTGGTGTTCctcatctcctgcatcctgtaCGACTGCCGAGGCAAAGACCCCACCAAGGAGTACGCCCCCGACAACACGCCGGCGCCGCCCAGCCAGTCGCCCATACGCCTGGTGGTCATGCAGAACTCGCCGGCCTCGGCCCGCTACGAGCCCAACAACACGGCGGGCCACGGCGAGCCGCCCACGCCGGACCTGAGAGGAGACCGAGCCGAGAGGGAGCGGGAGAAGAGGAGCACTCTGGTCTGA